In a single window of the Osmerus eperlanus chromosome 2, fOsmEpe2.1, whole genome shotgun sequence genome:
- the LOC134036993 gene encoding uncharacterized protein LOC134036993: MYGREPRLSTEITGDLPHEVEVDGPGEGAFEDYLQTRANNDEEVFDKVRLNVEKAQEKQQEAYRRRTKNGTKRFKVLPGMEVLKKDERKRGRPGRTMDPDWPTKVTEVGDNNLVQLETLDGQPLKTRTPYASVKPLRKNECNLQHRFRASPPTEEAVSHPPEPVGSDDPELLSSEPEGDSLQATCIGLQEPVSHPTETVCLDGPELLCSELEEDCLQDVQDCDDVIITGVKRGLACPASLSRVEVLRATVLSPCCWLDDVAIDHSQALLQAQHPHVGGLYTTASLAFLSSVPASTQGFVQILNVCANHWVTVPRSACSGLMSSSREAAQIVGCLQSLTVSLSAEVRTQHAWSMNSPLCVTTSFPAFRLGT, encoded by the exons ATGTATGGTCGGGAGCCACGGCTGTCAACCGAG ATCACAGGTGACCTTCCTCATGAGGTTGAGGTTGACGGGCCTGGTGAGGGCGCCTTTGAAGACTACCTCCAGACCAGGGCCAACAATGATGAGGAGGTTTTCGACAAG GTGCGACTCAACGTGGAGAAAGCCCAGGAGAAACAGCAGGAGGCCTACCGGAGGAGGACCAAGAATGGGACCAAGCGCTTCAAAGTCCTCCCAGGCATGGAGGTGTTGAAGAAGGACGAGAGGAAGCGTGGGAGACCTGGACGCACAATGGATCCAGACTGGCCAACGAA GGTGACTGAGGTTGGAGACAACAACTTGGTGCAGTTGGAGACCTTGGACGGCCAACCTCTGAAGACCAGGACACCCTATGCCTCAGTGAAGCCTCTGCGGAAGAATGAGTGTAACTTACAGCACA GATTCCGAGCTAGCCCCCCCACAGAGGAAGCTGTGTCCCATCCACCCGAGCCAGTGGGTTCTGATGACCCTGAACTGCTGAGCTCTGAGCCGGAGGGGGACTCACTTCAG GCTACATGCATTGGACTCCAGGAGCCTGTGTCCCATCCAACTGAGACAGTGTGTTTGGATGGGCCTGAACTTCTGTGCTCAGAGTTGGAGGAGGACTGTCTTCAG GATGTCCAGGactgtgatgatgtcatcatcacAGGTGTTAAGCGGGGGTTGGCCTGTCCAGCTTCACTGAGCAGGGTGGAGGTACTAAGGGCCacagttctctccccatgttgtTGGCTGGATGATGTTGCCATTGACCACTCCCAGGCTCTCTTACAGGCACAACATCCCCATGTAGGAGGCCTCTACACCACAGCATCCCtcgccttcctctcctctgtgcctGCATCAACCCAGGGGTTTGTTCAGATTTTAAATGTTTGTGCGAACCACTGGGTAACG GTCCCCAGGTCCGCCTGCAGTGGCCTGATGTCCAGCAGCAGAGAGGCAGCTCAGATTGTGGGCTGTTTGCAATCGCTAACAGTCTCGCTCTCTGCAGAGGTGAGGACCCAGCATGCGTGGAGTATGAACAGTCCGCTATGCGTCACCACCTCTTTTCCTGCTTTCAGGCTGGGCACCTGA